In Trichoplusia ni isolate ovarian cell line Hi5 chromosome 17, tn1, whole genome shotgun sequence, the DNA window AAGactagtttttgttgttttctggtctctaaagtaattttttaacaTATGTTAATACCAATACTGCTCAATTGTATCAGAATTGATAACACTAATACCATAAAAacgaaatacaattttatatcagGCTTCATTCTTTTAGGTCCTCCAtaacaatatatgtatatgtttgtcTTTGTGAGAACCTATTGAATAAACTGATTAAACTAGCCATTTACTGACTtctatcatttattatttaatgcatAGTACAATATTGTAACAACTATTACCTATTTGGAAGAGTAACCTATAAAATATCTTGCCAGTTCTTCTGAAGGAGAGATTTAGGAACTGAACGCAGAACTAAAGTCACTTGATCAAAAAATTTAacataactaacaaaaaaaaacattcctatTAGTAGTaccttacttttttttaattttatgtaagtagaaaaaaaactcTAACATTAAAACTCTTTGAGTGAGTAGGTAGTTACTGAAGCGACTGGCACATTCCGCCAAGAGTCACAGGTTTGAATATTTTCACTCTATTTAGTAGCAATGCAGGTAGCTATGATATTGGTACTTCAGACACTTACTATGGGTAGAATCATAACCTAAGAACATTccttaatgtatttctgttggtACTTTACAAcctgaatatgaaaaaaactgtAACTTCCATTTGAGCATTAAGTCTCATATTAAATtcttagttaaaatataattaaataaatattaaaatataatttttaacactgaatattatattacttataatCTAATTAGAATATGTATAACATCAtattaaatgacatttttaattagacATAACATATTTGATACAAGAAAGTCTTTTGACTTCTAATAAACCTTAACAAAGTTAAGTGGTGCTAATTAATAAACCTGTTTTAAACTCacttataaattgtttacataatttaatcaGACAAACCTTGTTGTTTGATTGTTTAATGAATTTCGAGTCTAACTACCTATGAAATATGTATAGATAACAAAGATAGCCCaagtgaaatatttataatacatacttatgtaattaaataagagtattgacatttttaatcaattcatGAGGCTGAACGCACACATACCTTTGCCTATACGATAAGATGACAAAATAATGacaatgaaaaacaacaatCTCTTTACTTCTTGGAGATTACGAAAACATTGGATTatagatgtaaataaaacatttctgcAGTCCACTAACATAAATTGAGTgcgttaaatatgtttttcacagtttatttttagaacatatCGTGAAACACGTAAACATTTGTGATTTTAGAGTAAATAGAGTTAATATATACGTCATCCGTCACAGTACAAGTTTTAATGAGAATTTGTTGCCTCCCAcagagaaaaacattttttatacattttattgtgcCGCATTATGCTGCACTGGAGTCAAACAACTATCTCTCGGGGCAGGTGCGAGTCTACTGGCGGCGCAACTCGACCGGCCGGGCCCGCGACCCAGACgattttttagataattataaaatgaccACGCCAAACGCTACACACATCGATACCTTATAAAATGACCTTCATTCTACCGCCCTCGATAGGACAACCTAACACGTAAATTCatagaaaatacaaaacacttGTTACGATACGTCAAAAAGTACTATGTTTTCGATAGAAATAATTTACCTGTATTTATCCAGTAACAAAAGCACCGACGGCCCCCAGAAGACAAATATGGACAGATGCGTTGGCACGGAATTTTCCAACGCAATATTTACCACAACTAGTGCCACAGTTTTCAGTGAAAAAAAGTTCGATATTTAggctcaaaaatatttgaaatttacgcgaaaatgtttataaaatatgtccGACTAAACATGGCGTCCAAAGATGTCCGACCAAATTCAATATGGCGAAGCAAAATGGACGCCCGCTCTCCACCCGCTCGTACTCAAGAACTCCGCCGAGAAAGGAAAAGCATAAACTCACGTCACATAGAAAAAAAGTCATCGCCGTTCAATGTTGCCATACACAACTTCATACCGTGAAGtcgaataatgtatttttattaaaaacatgcaTTAGTAATAAGTTAAAACAGTGcatttaaacagatttattttaacttatattgtaatatcattattttgcaGTAAAAACATGAAGTTTCAGAGATATTCACTGAAATCTCTCGATGTTTACAAACAGAAATCGTTATCTAAACTGTCAAACAAGAACCAATGCTGCCATCTATACGCACGTTTTGACATAACAGCGCCACCTGACGGCAGAAAAGTGCACAACGATCTGCCATTTTCCGCCTTCCTTTTCCTGTGATTATTTAACAGTTGGGGCAAAAATTTTGCGCAAAATACACGATGGCTGTAAGACTATTATCAAAGTTAAAGGTTCTGCCTGAGATTCGCGGTATCGCGAACGCGAGTTCGGCGGCCGCGCCAGCCTCGTTGTCGGATTTTGATATGCAACATAAGACCCCGGTTGTGAGGAAGCAGCACTTGATTCCTAAGGCTCACTACGGTGGTCGTCATGCAGTCACCATGCTCCCAGGTGGAGGCATTGGCCCCGAGCTGATGGGCTACGTCCGAGACATTTTCAAGTAAGATATAACCCTATTTTGCTGGCACTGAACATAAGCTGATCAGCTGACTACTTCTCCAAATAAAACGCAATTAATTATCTATTGTTACTTAACCATGTCTTTAAAACATATTCCTAGCTATATCTAATTACTGTTTGCCTTTTtaacatgtatttaattaataaagtttatatttttatggtaaaacCTTGAATTTTCATCCCATTgtcatgtaaataaaattttagctgagcagttttaaattgtttctataaatagtttaattaacaaCTGAGTGCTAGTATTGTATATCTTTGCTTAAACAATACTACATCATGTTGCTAGCTATATTGGCAgtgctatataatataatttattatttacttatctgTAAGCCGAGTTTTTCACACTGATCGAAAATGATTTCCTtcagaacattttttgtttgatggTTATTAATTGCTCCTTATTATAATAAGCATctttatcacaataatatttattgaaactgtaaacaataaatattgttgttattattaatctaATCTATTAAGCCTGAATGATCCCCCTGTCAATGAATAATACTTCcatatgtaatttatttcctCTAATTCTCTAATgtatatcctactaatattgtaaatgtgacagtttgtatgtttgtttctcCTTCATGCTAAACTACCAGTTGGATTTAGATGCAACTTAGTACACAGCAATTTAATTACACATAGTATCctactatacacggtgatttttttgtcgtcttacaaaagcagcccagatcatgtatccgacgtaaaatacccctaggcgcgtttattggtttttttcatcaactaagataatagatatgaagaaaaaaaaaacaaactcttaaaaatgataaaaatgccgccgcccgcgcccctcatcattgttacaaggctcggaccgcaacagagctgtgtttctaaaactacgaattgcatcataatattgaataaaaattgcattttaaatttattcaaatctcataaatacctatttctttttatcatgaacgtgttctaatCATTgtatacatgaactgggctgcttttgtaagacaactaaaaaatcacggtgtatttcaacaactacaaaaacaatatctatTCATTTTAGAAAGCCGTGTTTCCTTATCATTATCCAGTTggttttaacttaatttatatattttcagataCATCGGAGCCCCTGTAGACTTTGAGATTGTAGACATTGACCCCACAGTTGATAACGACGAGGATGTGCATTACGCTATCACAACCATCAAGAGGAATGGTGTTTGTCTTAAGGTAATATTATAGCTAAATATGTATGGAAAAAGGttgaaaattaaagtaaaattttgtgGAAATGTGCCACCTATGCTAAATTGCTCATGTTTTGCCTGATTTGGagacacttttttttacttatataagaatactagctgttgcccttgacttcgtccccgtgggtagaagatataagttatgatttatacctgccctgtttttttcacattttccattgtatcttcgctcctattagtcgcagcgtgatggtttatagcttaaagccttcctcgatgaatggtctattcaacatttaaatttggaccagttgttcctgagattagcgcgttcaaacaaacaaactcttcagctttatatattagtatagagtatagacaAGTTGGAGTACTAATGTGCAAAAAAAGAAGATAGTCAATACGTCTCTCTAACTCATATATTATATCAAGTATAAGACAGGAAAAGTTTcataaggaaaagaaaaaaaacaattctattttataaaatttgtttctttgcTTAGGTTTATTGTAGCAAGAAATAAGTTGGTgttatttctttacataatgataattatacatTTCTCAATTAATCTCATCTTTAAACAAACCGGATTTATCTTAATTATCATGTGACCAATTAATCTGATtgacattaattattatgatgatTGCTCTCGTAAACAATAGCTTTTGTATGGATGCTGAgcattcaatagtttttttttaatttcacaatcTATAAAAGTGGCAATGAACCGTTCACACTGGAGAACATGGAGAGGTCTATTACCAGCAGTGGACacctataggctgagatgatgatgatgataaatctATAAAggtcttaatatttaaataaaaccttacagtGGTTACAGCTAAAGTATATAGTCTTTTTCCAGAAAAAAATGGAAAgacagtttcttttttgttattgctctaattgattttgaaaattaaaccagTTTCGTTATTGCCATTAATTCTCATGTTGTTTTTGTCCTTGACATTTCGTCCACTATCCTGCATGTGTaccttttaatgtaattttcaaGGGTGCAAGCTATTTACGTTTATATGACAGACAgagtttctttaaaatttatagcTTTAGTATAAATTTTCATATCACTTTCTTCATGTTTATATGTCTGTTAATTGATTTGACCTAACCTCTCCGATAGAGGTCTAGGAGATAGCATTATCTGTGTCTGAGTCCCTTTGTACACAAGGCAACATTAGTCTCCAATTACAGATGACTTAgtacatacatacctacgtaTCGTGATActatgatgatgatgtcctcGTAGACGTTTCTGTCGACGGCGACACCCTGGCATATACTGGCAGCTTGGTGTCGATCATGTGCACGTATACTTGCGAAACCAAACTTGGCCTTGAACACGCGGTCACAAGTAGCGCAGTAGAGATGTCCTTGCGCGTTGTAGGTGTAATTGTAGGAGGGCTTGGGACTCTGAGACGGTGTTTGACGTCTAGGTTTTCACGACGCCGGTGTTCAAAGTGATACTATGAATATACGTGATACTATACCCATAATACGTGCCTATTAAAGACCTCTTCGAAGTATGACGGCAGTTGCGTCGTGGGTAAGTAGTCAGATATTAGAAACTCGTGTGTTGTAGCAGTTTTATACGCCTTCAGCTGTAACCAAAACTAAAGCTATTCGTCAGTATCTATGATTTATCCTATCTGTTTTCCAAGtatgtttgggtcggcttccaattGAATTGGATACAGTGAAGcaccagtgtttaacaaggagcgaagGCCTATCTGGCCTCTtgaatccagttacctgggcaacacgataccctttagtaaGACTTTCTAGGTTcggactacccgtaacgaccctcaaagatgtatgaatagaAACAGACACTTCCGAAACTCGGAGGAATTGCTTATGACAGACAATTTCAAGACATAACTTGATCCAGGCTAATCCAACCTAATATATCTGTAATTTACCAGCATAAATCTTCTTCTTctcatatataaaaatgaattgctctTCGTTAGTCTCTCTAAAAATCGAGAACGGTTTAACcgaattttcttattttagtctttaaatattcttgGAAGTCCAGGGAAGGATTAAACGGtgttaaaatatggaaaatatgcaaaaaaagaaattgtgttTTGTCTGCATTGTGATCATCGTCTGTTAGGCGGTATGTAGTTCGCTGAGACAGCTAGCCTGTTCTAAAAACACGACACCCTATACATAAGGATCCTTAACTTGTATctcaataatacaacaatatttaaattccaGGGCAACATTGAAACAAAGAGCGAGGCGGCCTACGTGACGTCACGCAACGTGGCGCTCCGCAACGAGCTCGACATGTACGCGTACGTCCTCAACTGCAAGTCCTATCCCGGAGTCCAAACCAGGCATAAGGATATCAATATTCAGATTATCAGgtaaataatagattttgtaGCTTTTAGAATGTGTTTAAGTTACGTTAGGTAGATAGAATTTGATTCTTTcaattttgactgcacggacagccgagtggttgaggttaccacacCAAAAACCACTGTGCACGTCATGTCATAAGCAATgagcatttgtgtgttccacgaatgcttgtccagagactgggtgcctttgtgcatgtgaattgaatatttgtgaaaccccccgcgatacaaggattaaattcgttaatgcaggcttatttaaaaataaaatcttagcGCCCGTTTCACAATCATTTTTTAGTGATCACCGATTAGCCgttatctggcagataaattgaaaaatttgattCCTCatatgaaaaaatctgttaaataatttaacgggATAACGTGACGGTGGTAAAACAGGCCCTTAAAGCTACTTCCATGCACTTTCTCAGACAGAACACGGAAGGCGAGTACGCCATGTTGGAGCACGAGTCTGTCCGCGGTGTCATCGAGTCCATGAAGGTGGTGACCGCCAGCAACTCCGAGAGGGTCGCGCGCTTCGCCTTCGAGTTCGCCAGGAAGAACAACAGGAAGAAGGTCagatattattgttaattaataatctaCATACTTGGCAAATGCAGTGTGAACTAAATCCCTAGCCTGAAAAATGTGGAATCATATTGACTTGGGAGGCCTGTCTCTATTATGGCAGTGGACCTCGATAGAGTTGtatttgaattgtaatttaTAGTCTATGTATGTGTAAGAGTTTAGAGCTTATATAAGCCCGAATGCCCAGTCAATGCCAAACCAGatgatttgctttattttttttagggaCAAAAAAAGTTACTGTCGAAGGGTCTCTTTATCGgtgtttaaaaaattattttatctacaaCGCTTAGTTATGAGATTCGATATTGGTGAACTTTTCAATcggaaaaacaaaatcattaactaaacaaattttaacctcattgtaaaagtaataaaaaagactCACCCACACAGATATCCTCCttgtaataatgttaattatcgCTTGTCGTTTATATCTTACATATACAACAACAACTCACCAAACAAATTGCAACCTTATCACCCACAAATAAAGTCCGTTATCATCCACAGGTGACAACAGTCCACAAAGCCAACATTATGAAGTTGTCTGACGGTCTGTTCTTGGAGACCTCTCGTCGCCTCGCTAAGGAATACCCCGAGATCGAACACAATGATATGATCATTGACAACTGTTGTATGCAGCTTGTTGCTAAGTGagtatatttaattactagctgtcgcccgcgactccGCCCGCGTGGACTTTAGTTTgtagacagacagactgagttAATCTTGTGGTACGCATATatcactaatttaaataaacaatatttaagttatttcaaaGCCTTAGTCTATTcctaaaaaactaaactaaactttgTTCCACATTACCCTGATTACCCACCGTTACAACccttttttcaattaaaaagttgCTTATGTCGTTTCTCAAgctctagactatctgtgtaccaaatgtCATTACCATCGGTTGTCGCGGGGATAGAACTTTCGATGCATAcctgctcagatcgatctggctCTTTCTTCCAAAGGCCAGTCCAGAAAAGACACTGCATTTATTTAACTCATTGTGGAAAACTAAATTGTCTCGACTTTAAAAGAGGaaccctgagtttgtttcgacatttcttctcagggtagccagctaGGTAATgtccagctagcttaaaaaaacgacttgtaaaagtgatgacgtctatcctatCTACGTCGCTCTCCGTAGTTTTGTCGCGGCGCCGacaaccactaggctatccttgcagtcgtattaaaaaatagatacCAAACTAGTACCACCTTCCTATCTCCTCCCCAGACCTCACCAGTTCGACGTGATGCTGATGACGAACCTGTACGGTTCCATCGTGTCCAACGTGGTGTGCGGCATCCTGGGAGGAGCTGGTCTCCTCTCCGGCAGGAACTACGGAGACCATTACGCAGTCTTCGAGCCTGGTACCAGGAACACCGGTATGTTTTCATTCTACATGTTTTAACTTCCGACCCCAAAAAGAGGGGTACAATTAAGAGGGGTAAATTTGTGTGGTTTGGCAATAGGGTAGATGGCTGGGTGCGAAAAGAAGAAAAACGCAAGAAGCAGTTCTTTGGGAATGTGTTTATGACTTCTGAACAAAAAGCGATTTTGTTGTATGGTGTTAATAGTATCCCTATGATACTGCAATCGCCCCCCAACCATATTTATTTCGGAACAAAAATAACGTTTTCCGTATGACATTTTTATGCCttttgtttatcattatttgtcttatttatttttctacgaCTCCCGCCTTATAACCCTTGTGTCGCGTGGGTTTGACGAACGCAAaaagacaccgagactcaggacaagcattcgtagatgaCACAATCGATCGAATAAGCGAcacacagtgggtttagcgtggtggtGGCTAACGTCAATGCCCATTAGCGCAATAATAATTGCCTTAATTTTTTGATGTACCGCCGCTTGAGATCTCGCCTCACTCTGAACGGTAATTTTTCCGCGTTAAGTTTTCGCTACACCTAGGGTTAACGTTCATAATCGCGATAATTAATGCATTTCTCTTTAGTATGGCTCCAGCTTCAGATGAGCtgataaaaattatatgtaatctttttattttattcttaactagcttttcgcccgcagcttcgtccgcgtcaaggtcggttatatcgcgtttccaagagaactcttcaaaagtccgggaataaaactatcctatgttctttcccaAGGTCAACTCTAACTctctaccaaatttcattaaaatcagttcagtggtttagacgtgaaagcataacagacagccagagttactttcgcatttattatattagtagagATTGCCCAggttttcttttcttcttctaCAAAATTGACATTACTACCCAAATTCCCAGGTACCGCGATCGCCGGTAAGAACATAGCGAACCCGATCGCCATGATCAACGCGTCGGTGGACATGCTGGAGCACCTCGGCCACCACTTCCACGCGGACCTCATCCGCGCCGCCGTCGACAAGACCATCAACGTGGACCGCGTCATGACGCCCGACATCGGCGGGACCGCCTCCTCCACGGACGTCGTCAACGCCATCATTGGTAATATTGGACATTAGATTCTATCTGTATTCTAGAGCAGAGTGGGGTTGAAGGCTGGGGTTTGACGGGTACctgttcaattttttattttctttttaaaataactccTGAAGTAAGGGATgcaatccttgtttcgcggcgagttcacaaacatacaaatcatatgcacaaagagGGTGTCTTTCGTCATTTTCTCAGCTCACAATAGGAACTCTcgggtaatcccgataaatagtTACGCGTGCgtaaaccgttatcaaataaatatgtgtatacattaaataatagaaCGACTCcagcattaaggaatttaatccttgtaaaaaaatgtcacatgcacaaagacacccagactcaacatgcattcgtggatcacacaaatgcttgtcttacgcggggatcgaactaacacatcgcgctcagtgggtttgtgTTGTCaaatctgtttttaaagtaaacatcgtgagaatgattcattattaaatgatgcaatggtttactcacgcttatttaccGGGATGGCCCGACTGTTGGTTTCCTACTCCCTATTTCACAATTTGACAAAAACATGTCAGATTCCAGCCTTTCAgtttattgtagttttttttggaCTAAACAATTATAAAGTACGTGCATTGGAAAGTCAACCTTCTCAccgttgaaataaaaatgctaatGCTTTTATCTTGTTGGTCCAATAAGTAGCTACAATGTAGTATTATTGTGtagaattcatttattattgttgtttcaCACGCTTATATTAGTTTTGACCTTatcaaaaactagtttttgaaTGCTGatcacaaatatattaaaatcgtatcctttttcaacaaaactattgaaataaatacgtCTAAAATAATCTAGATAAGTTGACAATCGATTGATTAGCATTTCAGAAATCTAGTGTCACAGTTCATAAGCTCGTGTttcgattattttattgtaacgcACTTTTCATTTATTCCTGGTTTGTGAAACACAGATCAAtataaaaagtacttaatttataTACCGTTCAAATCTTTTGATAAGATTTCTGGTTGGTTCTAAGACTTATTCATCGATTAATCTCAGTCGTGAC includes these proteins:
- the LOC113502727 gene encoding isocitrate dehydrogenase [NAD] subunit gamma, mitochondrial-like, which translates into the protein MAVRLLSKLKVLPEIRGIANASSAAAPASLSDFDMQHKTPVVRKQHLIPKAHYGGRHAVTMLPGGGIGPELMGYVRDIFKYIGAPVDFEIVDIDPTVDNDEDVHYAITTIKRNGVCLKGNIETKSEAAYVTSRNVALRNELDMYAYVLNCKSYPGVQTRHKDINIQIIRQNTEGEYAMLEHESVRGVIESMKVVTASNSERVARFAFEFARKNNRKKVTTVHKANIMKLSDGLFLETSRRLAKEYPEIEHNDMIIDNCCMQLVAKPHQFDVMLMTNLYGSIVSNVVCGILGGAGLLSGRNYGDHYAVFEPGTRNTGTAIAGKNIANPIAMINASVDMLEHLGHHFHADLIRAAVDKTINVDRVMTPDIGGTASSTDVVNAIIGNVEDCIKSNSVLTNYKYSM